Proteins encoded within one genomic window of Setaria italica strain Yugu1 chromosome IV, Setaria_italica_v2.0, whole genome shotgun sequence:
- the LOC101775140 gene encoding expansin-A17, whose protein sequence is MATTPAIMVALIVAAAAQVASAYYQQPFKTSDWQDAHATFYGEDSGLGADFGGACGFGANDIVSLYSTYTAALSTPLFADGNGCGQCYEIRCVNSRWCNPGSPTVTLTATNLCPPNVYLPNDNGGWCNPPRQHFDMAPPSFYRLAQRVAGIIPVQFRRVPCQRRGGVRLCLQGNYYWLLVYVMNVAGGGDVSSLAVKRAGEPDCNYKHASHNWGITYQVFGTLGNVQGLVVRMTSYSSPQQTIVVSDAIPAGWITGLCYQGSNNFY, encoded by the exons ATGGCGACAACTCCAGCGATCATGGTGGCATTGAtcgtggcagcggcggcgcaggtggcgaGCGCGTACTACCAGCAGCCCTTCAAGACGTCCGACTGGCAGGACGCCCACGCCACCTTCTACGGCGAAGACTCCGGCCTCGGAGCAGACTTCG GCGGCGCGTGCGGGTTCGGCGCCAACGACATCGTGTCTCTCTACTCGACGTACACGGCGGCGCTGAGCACGCCGCTGTTCGCCGACGGCAACGGGTGCGGGCAGTGCTACGAGATCCGGTGCGTCAACTCCCGGTGGTGCAACCCCGGCTCGCCGACGGTGACCCTCACCGCCACCAACCTCTGCCCGCCCAACGTGTACCTCCCCAACGACAACGGCGGGTGGTGCAACCCGCCGCGGCAGCACTTCGACATGGCGCCGCCCTCCTTCTACCGCCTCGCCCAGCGGGTCGCCGGCATCATCCCCGTCCAGTTCCGCCGCGTGCCCTGCCAGAGGCGAGGCGGGGTCAGGCTCTGCCTCCAGGGCAACTACTACTGGCTCCTCGTCTACGTCATGAAcgtcgccggcggaggcgacgtCTCCTCCCTGGCCGTCAAGAGGGCCGGCGAGCCAGACTGCAACTACAAGCACGCAAGCCACAACTGGGGGATCACGTACCAGGTCTTCGGCACGCTCGGCAACGTGCAGGGGCTCGTCGTCAGGATGACCAGCTACAGCTCGCCGCAGCAGACCATCGTCGTCAGCGACGCCATCCCCGCCGGATGGATCACCGGACTCTGCTACCAGGGATCCAACAACTTCTACTGA
- the LOC101774458 gene encoding homeobox protein BEL1 homolog, with translation MAVHHPHLLDFSPPPNTVAMEPPPPSFDHGHLLALHVDGTDMTVGGGGGVVPTHHRVLAADDTAAWPQAAVSLSLYNYNAAGGPSSLFGHHQHQFAVPPAAAVSSLEPTSSMQRPFQLRSSKYLVPVQELLSEFCSLEGDLLHAMNGGVNKRALNGGNKWDDVETSSSSGLWGHPSLSSMDLLELERMKARLLSMVEEVDRRYRRYREQMRAVEVSFEAVAGAGASQVYTRLALRAMSRHFRCLRDALVAQVRALRKAMGERDGSASSPAGATKGDTPRLKVLDQCLRQQRAFQQPGTIENYPWRPQRGLPERAVAVLRAWLFEHFLHPYPNDVDKHILARQTGLSRSQVSNWFINARVRLWKPMIEDMYTEEVKQQSEAAQNPSGGGAGAGAGAVKPEQQSTTTIGESAFRITSAGNNPTTTSINVTDGGDHHHLLSSYPSLHGSVSLTLGLQQQPFASPMMMMLHGEETEEPVLPYIDLTAGSQFLHDLAG, from the exons ATGGCCGTCCACCATCCTCACCTCCTCGACTTCTCGCCGCCTCCCAACACGGTGGCCATGGAGCCGCCCCCACCCTCCTTCGACCACGGCCACCTCCTCGCGCTCCATGTCGACGGCACCGACATGACCgtaggaggtggaggaggcgtcGTCCCTACTCATCACCGtgtcctcgccgccgacgacaCGGCAGCGTGGCCGCAGGCCGCGGTCTCCCTCTCCCTGTACAACTACAACGCGGCGGGAGGGCCGTCGTCGCTGTTCGGCCATCATCAGCATCAGTTCGCCgtgcctccggcggcggcggtgtcgtcGCTGGAGCCGACGTCGAGCATGCAGCGGCCGTTCCAGCTGAGGAGCTCCAAGTACCTGGTCCCTGTGCAGGAGTTGCTCAGCGAGTTCTGCAGCCTCGAAGGGGACTTGTTGCACGCCATGAACGGCGGCGTCAACAAGAGAGCTCTGAATGGAGGCAATAAGTGGGACGACGTGGAGACGTCGTCGTCCTCGGGCCTTTGGGGGCATCCGTCTCTGAGCTCCATGGATCTCTTGGAGCTTGAGAGGATGAAAGCAAGGCTATTGTCCATGGTTGAAGAG GTGGACAGGCGGTACCGGCGGTACCGGGAGCAGATGAGGGCGGTGGAGGTGTCGTTCGAGGCGGTGGCCGGAGCCGGGGCGTCGCAGGTGTACACGAGGCTGGCCCTGCGCGCCATGTCGCGCCACTTCCGGTGCCTGCGTGACGCGCTGGTGGCGCAGGTGCGCGCGCTCAGGAAGGCCATGGGGGAGAGGGACGGCagcgcgtcgtcgccggccggcgccaccaAAGGCGACACGCCGCGGCTCAAGGTGCTGGACCAGTGCCTCCGGCAGCAGCGGGCGTTCCAGCAGCCGGGCACCATCGAGAACTACCCATGGCGGCCGCAGCGCGGCCTGCCGgagcgcgccgtcgccgtcctccgcGCCTGGCTCTTCGAGCACTTCCTCCACCC GTATCCAAATGACGTGGACAAGCACATCCTTGCGCGGCAGACAGGGTTATCGAGAAGCCAG GTTTCCAATTGGTTCATCAACGCAAGGGTGCGGCTGTGGAAGCCAATGATCGAGGACATGTACACGGAAGAAGTGAAGCAGCAATCGGAGGCGGCTCAAAACCctagcggtggcggcgccggagccggagccggagccgtcaAACCCGAGCAACAGAGCACAACAACGATAGGCGAAAGTGCCTTCCGAATAACCAGCGCCGGGAACAACCCTACGACGACCTCCATCAACGTTACCGACGGCGGCGACCACCATCATCTGTTGAGCAGCTATCCAAGCTTGCATGGGAGTGTGTCGCTTACCCTAGGGCTCCAGCAGCAGCCGTTCGCGTcgccgatgatgatgatgctgcatggtGAAGAGACGGAAGAGCCGGTGCTGCCATACATAGACCTCACAGCAGGTTCTCAGTTCCTGCATGATTTGGCAGGGTAG
- the LOC101774049 gene encoding phosphoglycerate mutase-like protein AT74H, with protein sequence MPPRPGIIVISFLPLHLPAHRIDHKCFVLLVSCRPTDRSIHQPMAVAASKCQPALPAAAAPQWRARRLRCRCCEDTLGVPLRREKLVFPANSINPPPPRPRRIVLVRHGESEGNVDESAYTRVPDPRIGLTAKGRRDAEDCGRRLRDLFSSDADDDWKVYFYVSPYRRTLETLRGIGHAFERHRIAGVREEPRLREQDFGNFQDREQMRVEKELRLRYGRFFYRFPNGESAADVYDRITGFRETLRADIDIGRFQPPGRRTPNMNIVLVSHGLTLRVFLMRWYKWTVRQFEGLNNLGNGGTIVMQTGRGGRYSLLVHHSADELREFGLTDEMLQDQMWQETAKPGDLNYRFMTNGQYFFDRFDSSPSHFTP encoded by the exons ATGCCTCCTAGGCCTGGCATCATCGTCATATCCTTCCTCCCTCTGCATCTTCCTGCACATCGTATCGATCACAAGTGCTTCGTCCTCCTAGTCAGCTGCAGACCGACCGACCGATCGATCCATCAAccgatggcggtggcggccagcaAGTGCCAACcggcgctgcccgccgccgcggcgccccaGTGGCGAGCGCGCCGGCTGCGGTGCCGCTGCTGCGAGGACACGCTGGGCGTCCCGCTCCGCCGCGAGAAGCTGGTGTTTCCTGCTAACAGTATCAAtcccccgccgccccggccccggcggatCGTTCTGGTCCGGCACGGCGAGAGCGAGGGGAACGTCGACGAGTCCGCCTACACGCGCGTCCCGGACCCGCGCATAGGCCTCACCGCCAAGGGCCGGCGCGACGCCGAGGactgcggccgccgcctccgcgaccTCTTCTcctccgacgccgacgacgactgGAAGGTCTACTTCTACGTGTCCCCGTACCGGCGCACCCTCGAGACGCTGCGCGGCATCGGTCACGCCTTCGAGCGCCACCGCATCGCCGGCGTACGGGAGGAGCCGCGGCTCCGCGAGCAGGACTTCG GCAACTTCCAGGACCGGGAGCAGATGCGCGTGGAGAAGGAGCTCCGCCTCCGGTACGGGCGCTTCTTCTACCGGTTCCCCAACGGCGAGTCGGCGGCGGACGTGTACGACCGCATCACCGGCTTCCGCGAGACCCTCCGCGCCGACATCGACATCGGCCGCTTCCAGCCGCCGGGGCGCCGCACACCGAACATGAACATCGTGCTCGTCTCCCACGGCCTCACCCTCCGCGTCTTCCTCATGCGGTGGTACAAGTGGACCGTCCGCCAGTTCGAGGGCCTCAACAACCTCGGCAACGGAGGCACGATCGTCATGCAGACGGGGCGCGGCGGCAGGTACAGCCTCCTCGTCCACCACTCCGCCGACGAGCTCAGGGAGTTCGGGCTCACCGACGAGATGCTCCAGGACCAGATGTGGCAGGAGACGGCCAAGCCGGGGGACCTCAACTACAGGTTCATGACCAACGGACAGTACTTCTTCGACCGATTCGATTCCTCTCCTTCACACTTCACACCTTGA
- the LOC101775118 gene encoding E3 ubiquitin-protein ligase RHA1B: protein MLADSSSSSHCSSKQEMLMGFPVGYSEVPKLLLHLLFLLGHLRRLSSWLLRLAGLDVEGSSDADHHHPRWQYNHRDDDGAAAERLEKHSPAVRFDSLSSDGSAAGVEALPLPEGCCVCLGDFHGAAEVRRARGCRHVFHRACLDRWAAHGHRTCPLCRTPLLPPPLLLPLPLPPS from the coding sequence ATGCTTgcagacagcagcagcagcagccactgCAGCAGCAAGCAAGAGATGCTGATGGGTTTCCCCGTGGGGTACTCGGAGGTGCCCAAGCTGCTGCTGCACTTGCTCTTCCTGCTCGGCCACCTGCGCCGCCTCTCCTCCTGgctgctccgcctcgccggcctcgACGTCGAAGGCTCCTCCGACgccgaccaccaccacccgcggtGGCAGTACAACCaccgcgacgacgacggcgccgcggccgaACGCCTCGAGAAGCACTCCCCCGCGGTGCGCTTCGACTCGCTGTCGTCGGACGgatccgccgccggcgtggaggcgctgccgctgccggaggGCTGCTGCGTCTGCCTGGGCGACTtccacggcgccgccgaggtGCGCCGCGCCCGGGGCTGCCGCCACGTCTTCCACCGCGCCTGCCTCGACCGCTGGGCCGCGCACGGCCACCGCACCTGCCCGCTCTGCCGGAcgccgctcctgccgccgccgctgctcctgccactgccgctgccgccgtcgtag
- the LOC101775520 gene encoding WAT1-related protein At3g30340 → MWGMARIDEWKPVIAMLVFDLISAVTTALIKKALQEGLDRLVLITLRQLVATVFLAPIAYFKERSTRPKLTLEILVYLFFSAAFGAALSQYTFFYGLQYTTATFAITFTNMAPVLTFLIAVLLRVESLNMRNKAGAAKIIGTLMSFAGVMLLTLYKGVALTHQVEPSESPDHHAGKKSWTLGTLALLANCLCFSFWLLLQSKLTKKYPALYSSTAYMFLISSLQGGSLTAAIQRRASVWILTRPMEIVTVLYTGIMGSGVGYVVMTWCVEKRGPVFTSAFIPIIQIMVAMIDFFFLHENLYLGSVLGSILMILGLYILLWGKKRDASEASSSAKEAEEDKEKQVQS, encoded by the exons ATGTGGGGGATGGCGCGCATCGATGAGTGGAAACCGGTGATCGCAATGCTAGTCTTTGATCTCATCTCTGCTGTCACAACAGCCTTGATCAAGAAGGCGCTGCAGGAGGGTCTCGACCGTCTAGTACTCATCACGCTTCGTCAACTGGTGGCCACAGTCTTCCTTGCTCCGATCGCCTATTTCAAAGAACG GAGCACAAGGCCTAAGCTCACACTGGAGATACTTGTGTACCTCTTCTTCAGTGCAGCGTTTGG CGCCGCTCTCTCTCAGTACACCTTCTTCTACGGGCTGCAGTACACGACCGCAACATTCGCCATAACTTTCACCAACATGGCTCCTGTGCTCACTTTCCTCATTGCAGTCTTGTTAAG GGTGGAGTCACTGAACATGAGGAACAAGGCAGGAGCTGCAAAGATAATTGGAACGCTAATGTCCTTTGCCGGTGTCATGCTCCTTACCCTCTACAAGGGTGTGGCCTTGACACACCAAGTTGAGCCTTCAGAGAGCCCAGACCACCATGCAGGCAAGAAGAGCTGGACCCTGGGCACGTTAGCATTACTGGCCAACTGCCTGTGCTTCTCCTTCTGGCTTCTACTTCAGTCCAAGCTCACCAAGAAGTATCCGGCACTGTACTCCAGCACCGCTTACATGTTCCTGATCAGCTCCCTTCAAGGCGGGAGCCTGACGGCGGCGATCCAAAGGCGAGCTTCGGTGTGGATTCTGACAAGGCCAATGGAGATCGTTACAGTCTTATATACA GGAATTATGGGGTCTGGAGTGGGCTACGTAGTGATGACATGGTGCGTCGAGAAGAGAGGGCCGGTGTTCACTTCAGCCTTCATTCCTATCATTCAGATCATGGTTGCCATGATCGACTTCTTCTTTCTCCATGAGAATCTCTATCTTGGAAG TGTGCTGGGATCCATACTCATGATTCTGGGCCTCTATATTCTGCTGTGGGGAAAGAAGAGGGATGCCTCGGAAGCATCATCATCTGCCAAGGAAGCGGAGGAGGACAAGGAGAAGCAAGTCCAATCATGA
- the LOC101776198 gene encoding WAT1-related protein At3g30340 has protein sequence MWSAGCMEQWMPTAAMVATNVVIAIMTALIKQALNQGMNRLVLITFRQMVATVFLGPIAYFKERKMRPKFTTEIFMYMFLSGILGPVLLQYTLFVGLDYTTATFAATFSNMLPVVTFLISLAFRFEALEVRSMSGSAKISGTLISLGGAMMLTFYKGSALTHTSPSIISPAASGSDHGQAGGAHGGTVRWVLGSVSMLANVVGFALWLLLQRKFTSKYPAVYSATAFMSLFSFVQAGALTLSIERSSIAVWALKGTIEIVTVVYCGVVASGMGYLLLTYCVEKRGPVFTAAFSPLSQIFVAGIDLFILHEPLYLGSVLGSVLVILGLYMVLWGKKEEAAKAVASAKPVQAEVEQQEKV, from the exons ATGTGGAGTGCAGGATGCATGGAGCAGTGGATGCCGACGGCGGCAATGGTGGCCACCAACGTTGTGATCGCCATCATGACCGCGCTGATCAAGCAGGCACTCAACCAGGGCATGAACAGGCTGGTCCTCATCACTTTCCGGCAAATGGTGGCTACGGTGTTCCTTGGCCCCATTGCCTACTTCAAGGAAAG GAAGATGAGGCCAAAGTTCACAACTGAAATCTTTATGTACATGTTCCTAAGTGGTATTCTTGG TCCTGTGCTGCTTCAGTACACATTGTTCGTCGGATTGGATTACACAACAGCAACATTTGCTGCAACTTTCTCCAATATGCTTCCAGTGGTTACTTTCCTGATATCACTCGCTTTCAG GTTTGAAGCCCTAGAGGTGAGGAGCATGTCAGGGAGTGCCAAGATCTCAGGGACACTCATCTCCCTGGGTGGCGCAATGATGCTCACTTTCTACAAGGGTTCGGCACTGACCCACACCTCACCATCCATCATCAGTCCGGCGGCCTCCGGCAGTGACCATGGGCAAGCCGGAGGAGCGCACGGCGGCACCGTCCGGTGGGTGCTGGGCTCCGTCTCCATGCTCGCCAACGTCGTCGGCTTCGCACTGTGGCTGCTCCTGCAGAGGAAGTTCACCAGCAAGTACCCGGCCGTGTACTCGGCGACGGCGTTCATGTCGCTCTTCAGCTTCGTCCAGGCAGGGGCGCTGACCCTGTCGATAGAGAGGAGCAGTATTGCAGTGTGGGCTCTCAAGGGGACTATAGAGATCGTCACGGTCGTCTACTGT GGTGTAGTGGCGTCTGGCATGGGGTACCTGCTGCTCACGTATTGTGTGGAGAAGAGAGGCCCTGTGTTCACGGCTGCCTTCAGCCCTCTGTCCCAGATCTTCGTCGCCGGTATCGATCTCTTCATCCTGCACGAGCCGCTCTACCTCGGAAG CGTGCTAGGGTCAGTGCTGGTGATTCTTGGACTCTACATGGTTCTCTggggaaagaaagaggaagctGCCAAGGCTGTCGCTTCGGCGAAGCCGGTTCAGGCAGAGGTTGAACAGCAAGAGAaagtgtga
- the LOC101775540 gene encoding uncharacterized protein LOC101775540, with the protein MPESSNLKLVIASAYDLQALAAVYQSIHILTIGRNDMMNCCLQVIKMRSLVHNNFVVQFVAKVEISEQHCPLVTTCGWQVGPKMLMFKNSNGSLFTSSFLEEWFNQCELSAIEHLYRSILREQLLASKTCHHLTPGLGHKVKRITCKQAGSNQPKEKQKEAIMQQERRSTAAAMLAAAAVVLLLATAAAPCSAQQAVMSIEEACRKAASAQAGVSYEHCVSSLASDGRSRDAADLHKLAVVAARMAADHAATTEARMEDLSEVEESPHARARLHHCLELYGAAADVLRDALDNLRARVYGRASQQLEAALGASESCEDVWKGEERVPIAAHDREYGRMAVVALGLTTGIAA; encoded by the coding sequence ATGCCTGAGAGTAGTAACTTGAAGCTTGTGATAGCTAGTGCATATGATCTCCAGGCTCTCGCTGCTGTATATCAATCTATACATATATTGACCATTGGAAGAAATGATATGATGAACTGCTGTCTTCAAGTGATTAAAATGAGGTCGTTGGTCCACAACAATTTTGTTGTTCAATTCGTTGCCAAAGTTGAGATTTCAGAGCAGCACTGTCCACTAGTGACCACGTGTGGCTGGCAAGTGGGGCCAAAAATGCTCATGTTCAAGAATAGCAACGGGTCACTATTCACTAGCTCTTTCTTGGAAGAATGGTTCAACCAATGCGAGCTCTCTGCCATCGAACACTTGTACCGCAGCATCCTCCGTGAACAACTCCTCGCCTCTAAAACTTGCCACCATCTGACTCCCGGGCTGGGCCATAAAGTAAAGAGGATCACTTGCAAGCAAGCGGGATCAAATCAACCCAAGGAGAAGCAAAAAGAAGCCATAATGCAACAAGaacgccggagcaccgccgccgccatgctggccgccgccgcggtggtcCTCCTGcttgccaccgccgctgcgccgTGCAGCGCGCAGCAGGCGGTGATGAGCATCGAGGAGGCGTGCCGGAAGGCGGCGAGCGCGCAGGCGGGCGTGAGCTATGAGCACTGCGTGTCGTCGCTGGCGTCGGACGGGCGGAGCCGCGACGCGGCGGACCTGCAcaagctggcggtggtggcggcgcggatGGCCGCGGACCACGCGGCGACGACGGAGGCGAGGATGGAGGACCTGAGCGAGGTGGAGGAGTCGCCGCACGCGCGGGCGCGGCTGCACCACTGCCTGGAGCTctacggcgccgccgccgacgtgctCCGCGACGCGCTCGACAACCTCCGCGCGCGCGTCTACGGCAGGGCCTCGCAGCAGCtggaggcggcgctgggcgcCTCCGAGAGCTGCGAGGACGTCTGGAAGGGCGAGGAACGGGTACCCATCGCTGCCCACGACAGGGAGTACGGACGCATGGCCGTCGTCGCGCTCGGCCTCACCACCGGCATCGCCGCCTGA
- the LOC101777022 gene encoding cell division control protein 48 homolog C has protein sequence MRKRPRPGGAGNFEKRIRRRILNGGLAGAGASAEDVASTLRVHYPELRRQKPDPFTALVRRVLSSIPSPSSPSGSDGGDYDDAEDSSASRHRHRHRHRHDAHASTSSSTSVSDEVAHPPPAPAYDVTKSVIRSNYAAQTAKRNPASNQQLEIEETAEKARRLITSDGGAGGDAKPEAMASEGIVRGDKGPRFADLGGMEAVIEELMMEVVVPLCHPELPQRLGVRPVAGLLLHGPPGCGKTTLAHAIANETGVPFYKISAPEVVSGVSGASEENIRGLFQKAYRTAPSIVFIDEIDAIASKRENLQREMERRIVTQLMTCMDQFHQNIGPGGGDLDAESSEKKPGYVIVIGATNRPDAVDQALRRPGRFDREISLGVPDENARKQILKMLIQNLRLEGNFDLFKIARATPGFVGADLKALVDKAGNLAMKRIIDKRRAQYYHEHNGNSKHDWWRQPWDAGEVEGLHITMYDFEEATKMVQPSLRREGFSSVPDVTWDDVGGLNSLRKEFDRCIIRCIKHPEDYEVFGVNMQAGFLLFGPPGCGKTLIAKAVAHEAGANFIHIKGPELLNKYVGESESEVRKIFTRARTNSPCILFFDEVDALTTKRGKEGGWVVERLLNQLLIELDGADQRQGVYVIGATNRIDVIDDAVLRPGRFGKKHYVPLPGADERVSILKAHARSKPISSDVDLEALARREECNNLTGADLASLVNEAAMAALEERLDFVEHGTSSMSSSCLIELSHFERALSKVKPSVSEQLIKYYEALSKRYSSN, from the exons ATGCGGAAGCGCCCGCGTCCCGGCGGAGCTGGCAACTTCGAGAAGAGGATCCGCCGCCGCATATTGAAtggcggcctcgccggcgccggcgcctcggCCGAGGACGTCGCCAGCACGCTCCGCGTCCACTACCCCGAGCTACGCCGCCAGAAGCCGGACCCCTTCACTGCCTTAGTCCGCCGCGTCCTCTCCTCGAtaccctccccctcctccccctcaggTTCCGACGGCGGCGACTACGACGACGCAGAAgactcctccgcctcccgccaccgccaccgccaccgccaccgccacgacGCCCACGccagcacctcctcctccacatccGTCTCCGACGAGGTCGCCCACCCGCCGCCAGCCCCTGCCTACGACGTCACCAAGTCCGTGATCCGCTCCAACTACGCCGCGCAGACGGCCAAACGGAACCCCGCCTCTAACCAGCAGCTGGAGATTGAGGAGACCGCTGAGAAGGCGCGCCGCCTCATCACGTCCGATGGTGGCGCCGGTGGAGATGCTAAGCCGGAGGCCATGGCCTCTGAAGGAATCGTCCGAGGGGACAAGGGGCCGAGGTTCGCCGATCTCGGCGGGATGGAGGCGGTGATAGAGGAGCTGATGATGGAAGTTGTTGTGCCCCTGTGCCATCCGGAGCTGCCGCAGCGCCTTGGGGTTAGGCCTGTGGCTGGGCTGCTGCTGCACGGACCGCCTGGTTGTGGGAAGACCACCCTTGCACATGCCATTGCCAATGAGACTGGTGTACCATTCTACAAGATATCGGCCCCGGAGGTCGTATCTGGGGTATCTG GAGCTTCTGAGGAAAATATCAGGGGATTGTTTCAGAAGGCCTACAGGACTGCTCCCTCGATTGTATTCATTGATGAGATAGATGCAATTGCATCCAAGAGGGAGAATCTGCAACGAGAGATGGAGCGGCGGATAGTTACTCAATTGATGACATGCATGGATCAATTCCACCAGAATATTGGACCTGGTGGTGGTGATTTGGATGCAGAATCATCTGAAAAGAAACCTGGTTATGTAATTGTCATTGGAGCCACAAATAGGCCTGATGCTGTGGACCAAGCTCTGCGACGGCCAGGAAGGTTTGATCGAGAGATATCCCTTGGTGTTCCAGATGAGAATGCACGAAAACAGATACTGAAGATGCTTATTCAGAATCTTCGACTTGAAGGCAATTTTGACTTGTTTAAAATAGCTAGGGCCACACCAGGTTTTGTTGGTGCTGACTTGAAGGCACTAGTGGATAAAGCAGGGAATCTAGCAATGAAGAGAATAATTGATAAAAGAAGAGCTCAGTATTATCATGAACACAATGGAAATAGCAAGCATGACTGGTGGAGACAACCTTGGGATGCTGGTGAGGTGGAGGGCCTACATATTACAATGTACGACTTTGAG GAAGCAACAAAAATGGTTCAACCATCCTTGAGAAGAGAAGGATTTTCATCTGTCCCTGATGTCACATGGGATGATGTTGGAGGTCTTAATTCATTAAGGAAAGAGTTTGACCGCTGCATTATCCGATGTATCAAGCACCCTGAAGATTACGAG GTATTTGGAGTGAATATGCAAGCTGGCTTCCTGCTGTTTGGACCTCCAGGTTGCGGGAAAACACTAATAGCAAAAGCAGTGGCACATGAGGCAGGGGCTAATTTTATTCATATCAAG GGGCCTGAGCTACTGAACAAGTATGTCGGGGAGAGTGAATCAGAAGTGAGGAAAATATTCACTCGTGCACGCACAAATTCCCCGTGCATCCTATTTTTTGATGAG GTAGATGCTTTGACAACAAAGAGAGGGAAAGAGGGAGGATGGGTTGTTGAGCGTCTCCTAAATCAG TTACTTATTGAACTTGATGGTGCCGATCAACGCCAAGGTGTCTATGTGATAGGAGCTACAAACAG AATTGATGTGATAGATGATGCTGTTCTGCGGCCTGGTAGATTTGGGAAAAAACATTATGTACCTTTACCTGGTGCGGACGAGAGAGTCTCAATATTAAAAGCGCATGCTCGAAGCAAGCCCATCTCATCTGATGTCGATTTGGAAGCACTAGCACGCCGTGAGGAGTGCAACAACCTCACTGGTGCCGACCTTGCATCACTG GTCAATGAAGCAGCGATGGCAGCATTGGAAGAGAGACTGGACTTTGTTGAGCACGGGACATCATCCATGAGTTCCTCTTGTTTGATTGAGCTCTCACACTTTGAACGTGCTCTATCAAAGGTTAAGCCATCAGTATCTGAACAG CTAATTAAATATTACGAGGCATTGTCAAAAAGATACTCATCAAACTGA
- the LOC101776604 gene encoding haloacid dehalogenase-like hydrolase domain-containing protein Sgpp: MESAIGRVAPLEAVLFDIDGTMGISDPFHHRATSEMLLKVGYNNGVPITPEFGMKHMAGRSNEQIGRFLFPDWDQARLDAFFAEKEELFARYAGEGLKEIAGLTALCHWADERRLKRAAVTNAPRANAELMISILGLSDFFKLIVSAEDCGRSKPYPDPYLRALHLLGASPDHTIVFEDSTVGVQAGVAARMPVIAIADESREGKLTAVGASLVIRDYTDPKLWSELDKLDTTKPQAAEANGA; this comes from the exons ATGGAAAG TGCAATCGGCAGGGTGGCTCCTCTGGAAGCCGTCCTGTTCGACATCGACGGGACGATGGGGATCTCCGACCCCTTCCACCACCGGGCCACCTCCGAGATGCTCCTCAAGGTCGGTTACAACAACGGCGTCCCCATCACGCCGGAGTTCGGCATGAAGCACATGGCCGGCCGGAGCAACGAGCAGATCGGCCGCTTCCTCTTCCCGGACTGGGACCAGGCCAGGCTGGACGCCTTCTTCGCCGAGAAGGAGGAGCTCTTCGCCAGGTACGCCGGCGAGGGGCTCAAGGAGATCGCCGGCCTCACCGCGCTCTGCCACTGGGCCGACGAGCGCAGGCTCAAGCGCGCGGCGGTGACCAACGCGCCCAGGGCCAACGCCGAGCTCATGATCTCCATCCTCGGCCTCTCAGACTTCTTCAAGCTCATCGTCTCCGCCGAGGACTGCGGGCGCTCCAAGCCCTACCCGGACCCCTACCTCAGGGCGCTCCACCTGCTCGGCGCCTCGCCGGACCACACCATCGTCTTTGAGGACTCCACCGTCGGGGTGCAGGCCGGTGTTGCGGCCAGGATGCCGGTGATCGCCATCGCCGACGAGAGCCGGGAGGGCAAGCTCACCGCCGTCGGCGCGAGCCTAGTCATCAGGGACTACACAGATCCAAAGCTCTGGTCCGAATTGGACAAACTGGACACCACCAAACCTCAAGCTGCAGAGGCCAATGGAGCATAA